From a region of the Kwoniella mangroviensis CBS 8507 chromosome 1 map unlocalized Ctg01, whole genome shotgun sequence genome:
- a CDS encoding ubiquinol-cytochrome c reductase, iron-sulfur subunit — MASVTRLNLLPTSRTLASGIPLAPKINLAVPVGISGAHGHGHGAAGARSDVPQAWAFKSGFRGHVGKTNALPTSSSFQQRHFSSTPTPSAAHPMAGATGIPRASATGVPDFSPYKAKNASLNRTFSYFMVGGLGVLGASGIKSTVSDILSNMAASADVLALAKIEVEMGAIPEGKNLIVKWRGKPVFIRHRTPDEIDEANQVDVKSLRDPEKDDDRVQRPEWLVMLGVCTHLGCVPIGEAGDYGGWFCPCHGSHYDISGRIRRGPAPLNLEVPEYSFNDDEEKIVIG, encoded by the exons ATGGCTTCAGTAACCAGACTGAACCTCCTCCCCACCAGCCGAACCCTCGCTTCTGGCATACCCCTCGCTCCAAAGATCAACCTCGCCGTACCCGTCGGTATCTCTGGTGCTCACGGTCACGGACATGGTGCCGCTGGAGCTAGATCGGATGTACCTCAGGCTTGGGCTTTCAAGTCCGGATTCAGAGGACACGTAGGGAAGACCAATG CCCTtccaacctcatcatccttccaaCAACGACACTTTTCATCCACCCCCACTCCATCCGCCGCTCACCCAATGGCAGGAGCCACCGGTATCCCTCGAGCATCCGCCACTGGTGTACCCGATTTCTCCCCTTACAAAGCCAAGAACGCCTCATTGAACAGAACATTCTCATACTTCATGGTAGGAGGTTTAGGTGTCTTGGGTGCATCAGGTATCAAATCGACCGTATCGGACATCCTAAGTAATATGGCTGCTTCGGCGGAtgttttggctttggcaaAGATCGAAGTTGAGATGGGTGCTATCCCAGAGG GTAAAAACCTCATCGTCAAATGGAGAGGAAAACCAGTATTCATCCGACACCGAACCccagatgagattgatgaagccAACCAAGTCGATGTCAAATCTTTGAGAGATCccgagaaggatgatgatcgagtACAAAGACCTGAGTG GCTCGTCATGTTAGGTGTCTGTACGCATTTGGGTTGTGTACCCATCGGTGAAGCTGGTGATTACGGAGGATGGTTCTGCCCATGTCACGGTTCCCATTATGATATCTCGGGTCGAATCAGACGTGGTCCCGCTCCTTTGAACCTTGAAGTTCCAGAATACTCCttcaacgatgatgaggagaagatcgTCATTGGTTAG
- a CDS encoding mitochondrial 54S ribosomal protein mL57, with product MAFASSSTSTVMRSTRQLVTPVVSGRSISRGGRRTILQVTRPYSAAAALAESPSAYPQPLSSSSSSSSSQSLPPRSNYIRPSTTKFERKPHRSLTPIEAQSILTNLLSLPSDRQFSPELSLQILTHKSYRYSHAIRHTDSVSSSIGNEPHNSRLSFIGRRAFQTYLSMFIHDSFFASSQQTQFKLDASDFLKGKSLEDRLDGLRDTRNLGRLVAPSWGIGEVVRWDRNETSRESGDSKILGMTVESILGAIFNEYGSPAAQRAFHLHILPYFIPQLRDPRLIERVLDVKEQIEKVGKGILRV from the exons ATGGCATTCGCATCGTCTTCAACTTCAACGGTCATGCGATCGACCAGGCAGCTGGTCACCCCTGTCGTATCGGGCAGATCCATAtctcgaggaggaagaagaacgataTTGCAAG TCACTAGACCATACTCGGCTGCAGCTGCTTTAGCAGAATCTCCCTCCGCTTACCCACAACCactatcctcctcctcatcctcttcttcatcacaaTCCCTACCTCCTAGATCCAACTACATTCGACCAAGTACAACGAAATTCGAGCGAAAACCACATCGTTCACTTACACCCATCGAAGCTCAATCAATCCTTACCAACCTTCTATCTCTCCCTTCCGACCGACAATTCTCACCGGAACTTTCCCTCCAAATATTAACTCATAAATCATATCGCTATTCTCATGCCATACGTCATACCGACTCGGTCTCTTCGTCGATAGGGAACGAACCTCATAATTCGAGATTATCATTTATAGGACGCCGTGCGTTCCAAACGTACCTATCGATGTTCATACATGATTCATTCTTCGCTTCGTCCCAGCAAACGCAGTTCAAGTTGGATGCATCGGATTTCTTGAAAGGGAAGAGTTTAGAAGATAGGTTGGATGGTCTGAGGGATACGAGGAATCTTGGGAGGTTGGTGGCTCCATCTTGGGGTATCGGGGAGGTGGTCCGATGGGATAggaatgag ACATCCCGCGAATCAGGCGACTCCAAAATCCTAGGAATGACCGTCGAATCGATACTCGGAGCGATATTTAACGAGTATGGTTCACCAGCGGCCCAGAGGGCTTTCCACTTACATATCTTACCGTATTTCATACCGCAATTGAGGGATCCAAGGTTGATCGAAAGGGTGTTGGATGTAAAGGAACAGATTGAGAAGGTCGGTAAAGGGATCCTGAGGGTTTGA